CGGTCGCGGCCTCAACTCGCAGGAGTGCTCCTCGTGGGTGGAGGTCGACGGCGTGCGCCAGGCAGAGCCGGTGAGGCTGCACGCGGTCGCGCGCGACCTCCGGCTCTCCCGCGACGAGACCGTCCCAGGACCCGACGGCCCCTACCCGAGGCCCATCATCAGCAGCCGCAGCCACCTGGAGGTCTCGTCGCGGGAGATCGTCGCCCTGATCGCCGACGTCGCCGGCGCCTGGCCGCCGGTGGAGTGACGGCTGGACGACGTCGTCCTCGCCCGACCTCTGACACGACGACGAGGTGCCCACCCTTGCCGTCACGCGGTGCCACGATGAGGGCGTGGACGTCTTCAGCGCGATCGCCGACGAGCGTCGCGGCATGGCCGACCTGCTGTCGGGGCTCACCGACGAGCAGTTCCGGACCCAGAGCCTGTGCAGCGGGTGGAGCGTGCAGGAGGTGGCGGCGCACCTCGTCGTCCCCCTCGAGGTGAGCACCCCCAGGTTCGTGCTGGCCATCATGGGCGCCGGGGGGAGCTTCGACCGGGCCAACACCCGTCTGGCACGACAGCACGGGCAGCGACCGGTCGGCGATCTCGTCGAGGTGCTGCGGCGGAGGGCCGGCTCGAGGTGGACGCCTCCGGGCGCGGGTCCGGAGGCCCCGCTCACCGACCTGCTGGTGCACGGCCTCGACATCCGCTGGCCCCTGCAGCTCAGCCGTCGGCTCCCGGCCGAGCGGGCGTGCGCCTCTCTCACCTTCCTCACCACCCGGGCCGGTCGCGGGCTCACCCCGAAGGGTGCGCTGGACGGGTTGCGGTTCGAGGCCGAGGACGTCGACTGGTCCCACGGCGACGGGCCCGCGGTCCGGGGGAGTGCGGAGTCGGTGCTGCTGGCCATGACGGGCCGCACCGTGGCACTCGACCACCTGACCGGCGAGGGATCGGCGACGTTGCGAGCACGGCTGGCGTGAGGCCTGCTGGCGTCGTGCACGACGACGCGCCCATCGGCGACCGCGGACGGCAGCCGAGGACGCCCTGCCGTGTGCGCGGCCTCCGGCGTCGACCCGCAGCCGTCACCGCCGGCGCTGCTCCGCCAGCCAGGTGTGGTTGACGATCGCCCGGGTCACCGCCTCGCGGTAGCTCGCCCCGTCCGACCCCTGCAGCAGGTCCCGCTGGTGGTAGGGCGACTCCTCCCGGTGCGGCGACCCGTCGTGGATGCGGCTGGCGAGGCGTGCGACGTGGTCCCGACCGCCGGTGCGGTAGGCCTCGCGCTCGGAGTCGTCCAGGCGGATCAGGGCGGAGTCGTCGGCCATCGAGCTGATCACGTACCTGGCTTGGAGGTAGAGGACGTCCTGCTGCTCCAGCAGGAACCATGCCCCCGGCTCGTGGTCCAGGTAGTGCATCGCCTCGCGCTCCTCGGCGATGCGGGCGGTGTCGCCCCACTGCTCGACCGGCGGGATGGCTCCGAGCGGTCGCCGGCGCGCGTCGTTCAGGACCGCGTAGGTGAAGGTCGGCGGGGAGTCCTGGAGCAGGGCGAAGCAGATGATCCGCCGGCACGTGGTGCAGGTGAGCTGGCTCTCCACCCGCGCCATCAGGCCCGAGGCGTGCAGCGGCCGCAGGTCGGCGAGCCGGACCCAGTGGGCGTCCTCGGTCACCAGCCCGGCGGTGAGCGCCGCGGTGAGGGAGGCGGTGGTGGCCGCCACGTCGAACCCGCCGGTCGGGTCGCTGCTGCGGACCAGCAGGTCGCTGCAGCTGGGGCAGTCGTCGTCCTCGGGGCGGCAGGTGAGACCGGGCTTCTCCGCGGTGACGGTGATGCTCTCGAGGTTGCCCGGGTCGTTCCACCCGCGGTCCTCGGTGAACGTCAACCGTGCGTACCCGCCGTCGAGGGCGAGGTACGGGGAGCCGAACCCGGCGAGGTGCCGGGGCGCCTCCAGGGCCGTCGTCAGCTGGTCGAGGGTCGCGTCGTCGTCGACGCCGTCGATCCAGTCCGGGAGGTGGAGCCCACTCGTGAGGGCCGACGTCGGCCGCAGGTGCAGGAGCACGGCCGCGACGGCGTCGTCGTGCAGGATGATCTCCCCGCCCGAGGCGAACAGCAGCCGTCGGGACCGGTAGCCGGGCTCGCCCACCAGCCGTTCGCCCACCACCACCGGCTCACCCCCGAAGGCCTCCGCCAGCCGGCGTGCGGCGGGTTCCGCCTCGGGCCCGCGCAGGACCTCCAGGACCACGGGCAGCCGGCTGCTGGTTCTCCATCGCTCCACCCGAGGATGGTCCCACCGGGGTGGTCCGCTCCGGTCCGCCCTGCGACGCCTCCGCACGACGGCGCGGCCACCGGCGGCGTGCGACGCCGCCGGCTGATCGGGCACGAGGTCGGGTGGCCCGACGCGAACCTGGGTAGAGCACCTCGTGTGTCCTCACCTCGTAGCTGGTCCCGGTCCCGCCGTGAGGCCTGGGCGCAGGACCTGCTCGACCGGTTGACGCCGGCGATGAGCGCGCTCGGGGTGCTGTTCCTCCTCGTCGTGCTGGGTGAGCAGCTGACGCGGCCGGACAGCGCCGTCGGGACGGCCCTCACCATCGTCGGGTGGCTGCTGTGGGCGGTCTTCGCCGCCGAGTTCGGTGCGCGGATGGTGGTCGCCCCCAGCACCAGCCGGTTCCTGAGGCGGAACTGGTGGCAGCTGCTGTTCCTGGTGCTGCCGTTCCTGCGGGTGCTGCGCCTGGTCCGGGCCATCCGGGTGCTGCGGACCGGGCGGGTGCTGTCCTCCACGGTCCGCTCGTCCCGCTCGGTCCGCCAGGTCCTCGGAGGGCGGGTGGCGTGGCTGGCGGTGGTGACGGCCATCACGGTCCTGGCCAGCAGCCAGCTGCTCTACGGCTTCGGCAGCTACCCGACCTACGGCGGCGCCCTGCACGCCACCGCCCTGGCCGCCATCACCGGAGAACCGCTGGGGCGCCCCGACCCCTTCGCCCAGGTCCTGGAGGTGGTCCTGGCCGTCTTCTCGGTCGTCGTCTTCGCCACCCTGGCCGGCACGCTCGGGGCCTACTTCCTGGTCGGCACGGACCCGCGTCGCGACGCGGCCCAGCCGGGCGTCGACGGCGCCGGCCCGGGCCCGGTGGCTGCTGCCGACGACCGCTGATGTCAGGGTGGTCCATGCTCTTCGACACCTGGTACGACCTGCTCCGCATCCTCGCGATGGGGGTGGCGGCCTACGTCGCCCTGCTGCTCCTCCTGCGTGTCTCGGGGAAGCGGACGCTGTCCAAGCTCAACGCCTTCGACTTCGTCATCACGGTCGCGCTGGGCTCGACCCTGGCCACGGTCCTCCTCTCCAGCACCGTCTCCCTCGCCGAGGGGCTGCTCGCCCTGGCCCTGCTCGTCGCGCTGCAGTGGGGGGTGGCGTTCGCCTCCTCACGCAGCCGGCGGGTGGAGCGCCTGGTCAAGACCGAGCCGGCCCTGCTCTACCGCCAGGGGTTCCTGACGGGCGCCATGCGCAGGGAGCGGGTGACCGCGGACGAGCTGCGACAGGCGGCTCGTGCCTCGGGTCACGCGGACCTCGAGGAGGTCGCCGCCGTCGTCCTGGAGACCGACGGCACGCTGAGCGTCCTGACCAGCGCACCCGCCTCGTTGCAGGGGGCACCGCAGCCCGGGGACGACCCCGCCTGAGGCGCGACCCGGGGCCCTCCACCCACCGGGCGGCATCGCCGTTCCACGTCCCGCGGGACGCGCGGCCCGGACCACGGGTGGGTGGGAAGATGCGGCAGTAGGTGCCGTCGACCCCAGATCGGATCTCCATGCGCAGCACACCTGCCCAGCGACGCCCGCTCTTCCCCCGTGGCTCCTGGCGAGAGGTGTCACGGATCGGGACGGTCCTGCAGCGGGAGACCGTCGGCGGGTCGTTGCTGCTCGCCGCCACCGTGGTCGCGCTGGTCTGGGCCAACTCGCCGTGGTCGTCGGCCTACAGCGACCTCCGGGACCTCACCGTCGGCCCGGACGCCCTCCACCTGCACCTGAGTCTGGGCACCTGGGCCGCCGACGGGTTGCTCGCGATCTTCTTCTTCGTCGCCGGTCTCGAGCTCAAGCGCCAGTTCGTGGCCGGTGACCTCCGGGACCCGCGTCGCGCCGCCGTGCCCGTCGTGGCCGCGGTGGGTGGGATGGCGGTGCCGGCGCTGCTGTTCACGCTGGTCAACCTCCGCGCCGGCGGTGACGCCCTGCAGGGGTGGGCCATCCCCACGGCCACCGACATCGCCTTCGCGCTCGCCGTCCTGGCCGTGGTCTCCACCCACCTGCCGGCCGGTCTGCGGACCTTCCTGCTCACCCTCGCCGTGGTCGACGACCTGCTGGCCATCACCATCATCGCCATCTTCTACACCCGCGAGCTGCACCCGCTGCTCCTGCTGCTCGCCCTGGTGCCGCTGGCCCTGTTCGGGCTGCTGGTGCAGAAGCGGGTCCGGTCGTGGTGGCTGCTCATCCCGCTCGCCGTGCTCACCTGGTCGCTGGTGCACGCCTCCGGGGTGCACGCCACGGTCGCGGGCGTGCTGCTGGCCTTCACCGTCCCCGTCCTCCGCAGCCAGGCCGCCGGGGGACCCGAGGCCGGGCCGGGCATGGCCGAGCACCTCGAGCACAAGGTCCGGCCGCTGTCGGCCGGGTTCGCGGTGCCCGTCTTCGCCTTCTTCGCCGCCGGCGTCACCGTCGGCGGGTTCTCCGGGCTCGCCGACGCACTCTCCGACACCGTCGCGCTGGGCATCGTCGTGGGTCTGGTCGCGGGCAAGACGATCGGTGTCCTCGGTGCCACCTTCCTGATGTCCCGCTTCACCAGGGCGACCCTGGACGAGGGCCTTCGCTGGGTCGACGTGCTCGGCCTCGCGGTCCTCGCCGGGATCGGCTTCACCGTGTCCCTGCTGATCGGCGACCTCGCCTACGGCGCGGGCAGCGAGCGGGACGAGCACGTCAAGGTGGGGGTCCTGGTGGGGTCCCTGACCGCCGCGCTCGTCGCCGCAGTCATCCTGCGCCTCCGCAACCGCACCTACCGCCGCCTCTGCGCCGAGGAGGAGCACGACACCGACAGCGACGGCGTCCCCGACGTCTACGAGACCGACGCCCACCGCTGAGCTCCGACGGCCTGCTCCGAACACCCCCCGCGACCCGGCGACCGGGGGTAGGTTCGGAGCGGAAGACCACCACGTGATGGAAGGCGCCGATGCTGCAGTTCAGATCCGTCGTGCGGACCGACGTCGGGGTGCGGAACCACAACGAGGACTCCGCCTTCGCCGGTTCCTCGCTGCTCATGGTCGCCGACGGGGTGGGTGGGGCCGCCGCCGGGGAGATCGCCTCGTCGAGCGCCACCTACGTCGCCAGCGCGGCCGCGCTGATGGAGGGCAGGAGGGTCGCCGCCGCCGAGCTGCTGACGCGGGCCCTGACCTTCGCCAACCGCCAGATCCACACCGACGCGACCGACCGCGCCGATCGGCACCGGATGGCGACCACGGCCACCGCCGTCCTCAGCGACGGCCTCACCGTCGCCCTCGGCCACGTGGGCGACTCCAGGGCCTACCGGTTCCGGGCCGGACGCCTCACCCAGCTCACCCGTGACGACAGCCTGCTGCAGGAGATGCTCGACGCCGGCGTGGTGCGACCCGAGGACGCCCGCAGCTACCCCCACCGCAACGTCATCACCCGCTCGCTCGGCCAGGACGAGGACGTCGAGCTGGTGATCACCCCACTGGAGCTGGTGGCCGGTGACCGGCTGCTGCTGTGCAGCGACGGGGTCACCGACGTCCTCGAGGACGTCCAGCTCGCGGACGCCCTGACCCTGGACCTCGACGCGGCCGCCGAGCGCGTCGTGGCCGAGGCGCTGGCCCTGGGCAGCCGCGACAACATCACCTGCGTGGTGGCCGAGGTGGTGGACCGGGAGTGGGTCAGGCCCTGGGGGACCGTGGCCGGGGCGGGCTGGGACCCGACCAACCTGATCGACGCTGCAGCGGTTCGCTGGGGCGCCGGCTCCGGCCCCGGGACGGTGCTGACCGGCCGATGAGCACCGCGGCACCCGGGCCCCTGCCCCAGGGGCCACCCGGCCCGGAGCACCAGCACGGGGACCGCGTCGAGTACGTGGCCGCACCCGTCTTCGACGGGCTCGTCCGCACCGGCGACGTCGGCGTCGTCACGTCCGAGCAGGACGGCTGGGTCCACGCCGAGTGGCCACGAGGAGGCGTGCACAGCGTGCCGAGCGGTCACGTGCGGAAGCTGGAGCGTTCCCGGTAACCGCTCCCCGCTGTCCCCGCCCGCGGGTCCGCGGTGGAAACCACGTCCTGCACGGAGCTCGCCAGGTCCCCGGTCCGCTGGTGGCGGCAGGGGCCGAGACGGAGGTGTCAGAGGGCGTAGCCCCCGGAGACCTGCAGGTCCTCCCCGGTGATCCAGGCCGCGTCGTCGGAGACCAGGAAGGCGATCACGCGACCGATGTCCTCCGGCTCCCCGATGCGACCCAGGGCGGTCTTGGCCGCGAGCCCCTCGATGATGGCGGGGAAGCGCTCGAACGCGTCGTCACCGAGACGGGTCCGGGTCGGTCCGGGGGAGATCGAGTTCACGCGGATGGAGCGGTGGCTCAGCTCCTTGGCCAGGAAGCGGGTCGCGACGACCAGCGCGCCCTTCATGGCGGCGTAGCCGGAGTAGCCCGGCTCGGTGTCCCCGGGTCGCGCCGAGCTGCTGGAGGTCATCAGGACCGCGCCGCCGTCGGCGAGCAGGGGGAGCAGCGTCTGGGTGAGGAAGTACGGTCCCCGCAGCAGCACCCGGTAGTAGCGGTCGAAGGCGTCCTCGGTCATCTCCTCGAAGGCGACGCCGCCACCGAAACCTGCGTTGTTGACGAGCGCCTGCACCCGCTGCGTGCCCCACTCGCTCTCCAGGACGCTGGACAACGCCGCCCTGAACTCGGGAAAGGTCTCGCTCCGCCCGACGTCGAGGGGCAGGGCCACCGCGCTGCCGCCCGCCGCACGGATCGTCGCGACCGTCTCCTCAGCTCCTGCGGGGCGGGAGTTGTAGGTGACCACGACCCCGGAGCCCCGGGCTGCGATCTCCACGGCGGCCCCGCGTCCGATCCCGGCGCTGGCACCCGTCACCACGACGACGGACTTCTCATCTCGCTGTTCGCTCATGCCTCCAGACAACCGTCTGACCGACCCGGGGTGTGAGGGCAGACCGGTCGACTTCTTGCCTGATCCTGCCGTTCCCGGCCCGCCTGGGGTGCTCCCCTCGCGGTGGGGGTGCTTCAATCGCCGCATGTCCTTCGACGAGCTCCGAGGGCTCCTCGCGGCGCGTGCGTCCCGAGGGGTCACCCGGACGGCCATCGACGGGGTCCTCGTGTCGCGCGTGGACGGCCCCGGGGCGCAGGACGAGTCGATGTCGGGCACGATCCTGGCGGTGGTGGCGCAGGGCGCCAAGCGGCTCTCGGTCGGCACGACGGTGCACGACTACGGACCGGGCCAGTACCTCGTCGCATCGGTCGACCTCCCCGTGTCCGGTCAGTTCGTCGACGCCACACCGCAGGAGCCGGCCCTCGGCTTCGGCCTCGAGCTGCGCCCGGAGGCCGTGGCCGAGCTCATGCTGGGCCCTGCGGCGGAGGGCTTCGGACGTCCGGGCCGGGACGGGTCGTCCCCTGCAGCGATCGCGGTCGGCCGGGTCTCGGCGAGGTTGCTCGACGCGACGAT
The sequence above is a segment of the Auraticoccus monumenti genome. Coding sequences within it:
- a CDS encoding maleylpyruvate isomerase family mycothiol-dependent enzyme, giving the protein MDVFSAIADERRGMADLLSGLTDEQFRTQSLCSGWSVQEVAAHLVVPLEVSTPRFVLAIMGAGGSFDRANTRLARQHGQRPVGDLVEVLRRRAGSRWTPPGAGPEAPLTDLLVHGLDIRWPLQLSRRLPAERACASLTFLTTRAGRGLTPKGALDGLRFEAEDVDWSHGDGPAVRGSAESVLLAMTGRTVALDHLTGEGSATLRARLA
- a CDS encoding DUF421 domain-containing protein; amino-acid sequence: MLFDTWYDLLRILAMGVAAYVALLLLLRVSGKRTLSKLNAFDFVITVALGSTLATVLLSSTVSLAEGLLALALLVALQWGVAFASSRSRRVERLVKTEPALLYRQGFLTGAMRRERVTADELRQAARASGHADLEEVAAVVLETDGTLSVLTSAPASLQGAPQPGDDPA
- the nhaA gene encoding Na+/H+ antiporter NhaA, translating into MRSTPAQRRPLFPRGSWREVSRIGTVLQRETVGGSLLLAATVVALVWANSPWSSAYSDLRDLTVGPDALHLHLSLGTWAADGLLAIFFFVAGLELKRQFVAGDLRDPRRAAVPVVAAVGGMAVPALLFTLVNLRAGGDALQGWAIPTATDIAFALAVLAVVSTHLPAGLRTFLLTLAVVDDLLAITIIAIFYTRELHPLLLLLALVPLALFGLLVQKRVRSWWLLIPLAVLTWSLVHASGVHATVAGVLLAFTVPVLRSQAAGGPEAGPGMAEHLEHKVRPLSAGFAVPVFAFFAAGVTVGGFSGLADALSDTVALGIVVGLVAGKTIGVLGATFLMSRFTRATLDEGLRWVDVLGLAVLAGIGFTVSLLIGDLAYGAGSERDEHVKVGVLVGSLTAALVAAVILRLRNRTYRRLCAEEEHDTDSDGVPDVYETDAHR
- a CDS encoding PP2C family protein-serine/threonine phosphatase; the encoded protein is MLQFRSVVRTDVGVRNHNEDSAFAGSSLLMVADGVGGAAAGEIASSSATYVASAAALMEGRRVAAAELLTRALTFANRQIHTDATDRADRHRMATTATAVLSDGLTVALGHVGDSRAYRFRAGRLTQLTRDDSLLQEMLDAGVVRPEDARSYPHRNVITRSLGQDEDVELVITPLELVAGDRLLLCSDGVTDVLEDVQLADALTLDLDAAAERVVAEALALGSRDNITCVVAEVVDREWVRPWGTVAGAGWDPTNLIDAAAVRWGAGSGPGTVLTGR
- a CDS encoding SDR family NAD(P)-dependent oxidoreductase, producing the protein MSEQRDEKSVVVVTGASAGIGRGAAVEIAARGSGVVVTYNSRPAGAEETVATIRAAGGSAVALPLDVGRSETFPEFRAALSSVLESEWGTQRVQALVNNAGFGGGVAFEEMTEDAFDRYYRVLLRGPYFLTQTLLPLLADGGAVLMTSSSSARPGDTEPGYSGYAAMKGALVVATRFLAKELSHRSIRVNSISPGPTRTRLGDDAFERFPAIIEGLAAKTALGRIGEPEDIGRVIAFLVSDDAAWITGEDLQVSGGYAL